A genomic stretch from Shewanella woodyi ATCC 51908 includes:
- a CDS encoding TusE/DsrC/DsvC family sulfur relay protein, with amino-acid sequence MTDTINSIEYNQTQIETDHQGYLKNVDDWNEGIAEVIAAKEEIQLTEAHWEVIHFVRDFYLEFKTSPAIRVLVKAIGLKLGADKGNSKYLYTLFPVGPAKQATKIAGLPKPAKCI; translated from the coding sequence GTGACAGACACAATTAATAGCATCGAATACAATCAAACCCAGATAGAGACAGATCATCAAGGTTACCTGAAAAATGTGGATGATTGGAATGAAGGTATTGCAGAGGTAATCGCTGCAAAAGAGGAGATCCAATTAACAGAGGCACATTGGGAGGTCATCCATTTTGTGCGTGACTTTTACCTTGAATTTAAGACCAGTCCAGCCATTAGAGTACTCGTGAAGGCGATAGGTTTAAAGCTTGGCGCAGACAAAGGGAATTCAAAGTACCTATACACCCTTTTCCCTGTGGGGCCTGCCAAACAAGCGACAAAAATAGCTGGCCTTCCTAAACCTGCTAAGTGTATATAA
- the tusC gene encoding sulfurtransferase complex subunit TusC — translation MKKLTIIFRRAPHGSPHGREALDLALLSASFEQEVSLIFADEGVLNLVKTQQPELVGAKDFIATFGALPLYDIDTILACEASLQEYGLANAELTIAPSIVAPSTIREQLASADEVLVF, via the coding sequence ATGAAAAAGTTAACTATCATATTTCGCCGTGCACCACACGGCAGCCCCCATGGCAGGGAGGCATTAGATCTCGCACTATTAAGTGCAAGCTTTGAGCAAGAGGTGTCGCTGATCTTTGCCGATGAAGGGGTCTTGAATCTAGTTAAAACACAGCAGCCTGAACTTGTCGGTGCAAAAGATTTTATTGCAACCTTTGGTGCCCTCCCCCTTTATGATATCGATACCATACTGGCATGCGAAGCCTCATTACAGGAATACGGCTTAGCTAACGCAGAGCTAACCATAGCACCTAGCATAGTGGCCCCATCAACTATTCGCGAGCAACTAGCCAGTGCGGATGAGGTTTTAGTATTCTAA
- a CDS encoding replication-associated recombination protein A yields MSSFSFDFAPDFRPLAARMRPEELSQYIGQSHLLGEGKPLRKALEAGRAHSMMFWGPPGTGKTTLAELVANYANAHVERISAVTSGVKEIRTAIEHAKNVAESRGQRTLLFVDEVHRFNKSQQDAFLPFIEDGTVIFIGATTENPSFEINNALLSRARVYLIKKLTNDEIVLIVNQALLDVERGLGKRKLTIPDAVANKLANVCDGDARKALNLIELMSDMVADGESFTEEMIVEVAGQQLAGFDKNGDQYYDLISAVHKSIRGSAPDAALYWFCRMLEGGCDPLYIARRLLAIASEDIGNADPVAMTVAINAWECFHRVGPSEGERAIAQAIIYLASAPKSNAVYTAFKAARQLARETGQDAVPEHLRNAPTQLMKDIGFGEGYRYAHDEPNSYASGECYFPERLAGSRFYYPTEHGFEKRIKSKLEQLTQLDNDSEIKRYE; encoded by the coding sequence GTGTCCAGTTTTAGTTTCGATTTTGCCCCAGATTTTAGACCACTCGCCGCACGCATGCGGCCCGAGGAGCTGTCTCAGTATATCGGCCAGTCTCACCTGTTAGGTGAAGGAAAGCCACTTCGTAAAGCACTTGAAGCTGGACGTGCTCACTCAATGATGTTTTGGGGGCCTCCAGGAACGGGGAAAACAACCTTAGCTGAATTAGTCGCGAACTATGCCAATGCACATGTTGAGCGTATCTCTGCAGTCACATCTGGCGTCAAAGAGATACGTACCGCCATTGAGCATGCAAAGAATGTGGCTGAATCTCGAGGGCAGCGCACCTTATTGTTTGTGGATGAGGTGCATAGGTTCAATAAAAGCCAGCAGGATGCTTTTTTGCCTTTTATCGAAGACGGCACCGTCATCTTTATCGGCGCGACCACAGAGAATCCCTCATTTGAGATCAATAATGCACTGCTTTCAAGGGCTCGCGTTTACCTTATCAAGAAATTAACCAACGATGAGATTGTGCTGATTGTTAATCAAGCACTGTTGGATGTTGAACGAGGATTGGGTAAAAGAAAGCTGACTATTCCCGATGCTGTTGCGAATAAACTGGCCAATGTGTGTGATGGTGATGCCCGTAAAGCACTTAATTTAATTGAATTAATGAGCGATATGGTGGCCGATGGTGAAAGTTTCACTGAGGAGATGATTGTCGAAGTCGCTGGTCAGCAGTTAGCTGGTTTCGATAAAAATGGCGATCAATATTACGATCTGATCTCTGCCGTACACAAGTCCATTAGAGGCTCAGCACCTGATGCGGCGCTCTATTGGTTTTGTCGTATGTTAGAGGGGGGCTGCGATCCTCTCTATATTGCGCGTCGTTTATTGGCTATCGCTTCAGAGGATATTGGTAATGCCGACCCTGTGGCCATGACTGTTGCTATCAATGCATGGGAGTGTTTTCATCGTGTTGGGCCTTCTGAAGGAGAGCGCGCAATTGCACAGGCCATTATCTACCTTGCCAGTGCCCCTAAAAGCAATGCCGTGTATACCGCTTTTAAAGCAGCTCGCCAGCTAGCCCGTGAAACTGGCCAAGATGCGGTACCCGAACACTTGAGAAATGCACCGACTCAATTGATGAAGGATATCGGCTTTGGTGAAGGGTATCGATATGCTCATGATGAACCAAACTCCTATGCCAGTGGAGAGTGTTACTTTCCTGAAAGACTCGCTGGAAGCCGTTTTTATTATCCGACGGAACATGGCTTTGAGAAACGAATTAAATCGAAATTAGAGCAATTGACCCAGCTTGATAATGATAGTGAGATAAAACGGTATGAATAA
- the punR gene encoding DNA-binding transcriptional activator PunR: MLSEQSLQLIDMVARVGSFTAAANKLHKVPSAVSYAVKQVEDELGSTLFERHHRSVSLTPAGEYFVKQARVILTNMESMKDDTKRVANGWQPTLSIALDNIVRADKISVLIADFYRHFTNVELIIRIEVFNGVWESIANGRSDIAIGATTAIPVGGDYHFRDMGEIEWAFLISKRHPLAEIDRPLTDDELRQYPSICLEDTSREIPKRMTWLLENQRRLVVPDWIRAINCFREGLGIGYMPMHFAEPFIRSGALLSKELERPKAPSPCCLAWNGANMSPAMAWVLDYLGDSEKLHNDWFL, encoded by the coding sequence ATGCTTTCTGAACAATCACTACAACTTATCGACATGGTCGCTCGTGTTGGTAGTTTCACCGCCGCAGCCAATAAACTTCACAAGGTCCCTTCTGCTGTCAGTTATGCAGTAAAACAGGTTGAAGATGAACTTGGCTCCACATTATTTGAACGCCACCACCGAAGTGTTAGTCTGACCCCTGCGGGAGAATATTTCGTCAAACAAGCTCGTGTTATTTTGACCAACATGGAATCGATGAAAGATGATACCAAGCGCGTTGCCAATGGTTGGCAGCCAACGCTCTCAATAGCACTGGATAATATCGTCAGAGCCGATAAGATAAGTGTGCTCATTGCTGACTTCTATCGACACTTTACCAATGTTGAGTTGATCATCCGTATTGAGGTATTTAATGGTGTCTGGGAATCCATTGCCAATGGGCGCAGCGATATTGCTATTGGGGCGACCACAGCCATACCTGTCGGTGGTGATTACCATTTCCGTGATATGGGAGAGATTGAGTGGGCTTTCCTGATCAGTAAGCGACACCCCCTTGCAGAGATAGATAGACCATTAACAGACGATGAGTTACGACAATATCCCTCTATCTGTCTTGAAGACACCTCCCGAGAGATCCCCAAACGTATGACCTGGTTACTTGAGAATCAACGTCGCTTAGTGGTTCCCGATTGGATCAGGGCCATCAACTGTTTCCGAGAAGGCTTAGGGATCGGCTATATGCCGATGCACTTTGCAGAGCCCTTTATCCGCTCCGGTGCCCTGCTATCTAAGGAGCTTGAACGGCCTAAAGCACCAAGTCCTTGCTGCTTGGCATGGAATGGCGCCAATATGTCCCCAGCTATGGCCTGGGTCTTGGACTATTTGGGAGACAGTGAAAAGTTACATAATGACTGGTTTCTTTAA
- the tusD gene encoding sulfurtransferase complex subunit TusD: MSKFIIQVNGPVYGSSASYSAYQFTQAALAAGHEINCVFFYQDGVLNTSSLNSPASDEFDLTRAWISLNQKYSVRLVNCVSAALRRGVISKTEADESKLPHWNMQSPFEMGGLGELVVGIEKTDRLVSF, translated from the coding sequence ATGAGCAAATTCATCATTCAAGTTAACGGCCCGGTCTATGGCAGTTCTGCCAGTTACAGTGCCTACCAATTTACCCAAGCAGCATTGGCAGCTGGTCATGAGATCAACTGTGTGTTTTTCTATCAAGATGGTGTGCTCAATACCAGCTCATTAAACAGTCCTGCATCCGATGAGTTTGATCTGACTAGAGCCTGGATTTCACTTAATCAAAAATACAGTGTCAGATTAGTCAACTGTGTATCAGCTGCTCTAAGGCGTGGTGTGATATCGAAAACCGAAGCCGATGAGTCTAAGCTCCCCCACTGGAATATGCAGAGCCCCTTTGAGATGGGTGGCCTTGGTGAGCTAGTAGTCGGGATTGAGAAAACAGACAGACTGGTAAGCTTCTAA
- the punC gene encoding purine nucleoside transporter PunC produces MEIYMNSLENTKYFLFLSYLALLSMLGFIATDMYLPAFKAIEDTMQASPAQVASSLTCFLAGLAIGQLLYGPLVQRIGKRNSLLLGLVIFAVASFALASSETVLSFNIARFFQALGACSAGVIWQAIVIEKYDSIKAQNVFSNIMPLVALSPALAPLLGAFILDISSWQSIFLLLTVLAVALMLLTLAFVPKEKAAHSDDVAVAPISYLGLLKNPKYLGNVIIFGACSGAFFAYLTVWPIVMEQHGFAAKEIGLSFIPQTIMFIVGGYASKILIRKVGAEKTLTIMLVCFGLCVLSIVLSSLVFKADSILPLLTAFSILAAANGAIYPIVVNCALQEFTKNAAKAAGLQNFLQMSIAFGASSLVALWAASGEVAIGWGILSCAILVLVGYKLRVNSSWSEVKNHFTTPDPARIALEQDKLNRD; encoded by the coding sequence ATCGAAATTTATATGAATTCTCTCGAAAATACCAAGTACTTTCTATTTCTTAGCTACTTAGCCTTGTTGAGTATGTTAGGTTTTATTGCCACCGATATGTATCTTCCTGCTTTTAAAGCGATTGAGGATACAATGCAGGCAAGCCCAGCCCAAGTAGCCAGTTCATTGACTTGCTTCTTGGCAGGTTTAGCTATTGGACAACTTCTTTATGGGCCTCTGGTTCAGCGAATTGGTAAACGTAACTCTCTGTTATTGGGTTTAGTTATCTTTGCTGTTGCCAGCTTCGCTCTTGCATCAAGTGAAACAGTACTTTCTTTCAATATTGCTCGCTTCTTCCAAGCGTTAGGTGCATGTAGTGCTGGTGTGATCTGGCAAGCTATCGTGATTGAGAAGTACGATTCAATCAAAGCTCAAAATGTATTCTCTAACATTATGCCTTTGGTTGCGCTTTCTCCTGCATTGGCTCCTCTGTTAGGTGCATTTATTCTCGATATCAGTAGCTGGCAAAGTATCTTCTTACTGTTAACTGTTTTAGCTGTGGCCTTAATGCTACTTACACTGGCTTTTGTGCCTAAAGAGAAAGCGGCTCATAGCGATGATGTTGCAGTTGCACCTATCTCATATTTGGGCCTGTTAAAGAATCCTAAGTATCTTGGTAATGTGATCATATTTGGTGCATGTTCAGGAGCCTTTTTTGCTTACCTGACTGTATGGCCGATAGTGATGGAGCAGCATGGTTTTGCGGCTAAAGAGATAGGGTTGAGTTTTATTCCGCAGACTATCATGTTCATTGTTGGTGGTTACGCCAGTAAGATCTTGATCCGTAAAGTTGGCGCAGAGAAAACGCTCACCATTATGCTGGTTTGTTTTGGCTTATGTGTGCTTTCAATTGTATTGAGTTCACTGGTCTTTAAAGCTGACAGTATTCTGCCTCTATTAACGGCGTTTTCGATACTGGCTGCCGCGAATGGCGCTATTTACCCAATTGTGGTGAACTGTGCACTGCAGGAATTTACTAAGAATGCCGCTAAAGCTGCTGGCCTACAGAACTTCTTGCAGATGAGTATCGCTTTTGGTGCATCAAGCTTAGTGGCTTTATGGGCTGCATCGGGCGAAGTTGCAATTGGTTGGGGGATCTTATCTTGTGCAATCTTAGTGTTAGTTGGGTATAAGTTAAGAGTTAATAGCTCTTGGAGTGAGGTTAAAAATCACTTTACTACGCCAGATCCAGCTCGTATTGCTCTAGAGCAAGATAAGCTTAATCGTGATTAA
- the lolA gene encoding outer membrane lipoprotein chaperone LolA, giving the protein MRKTLTALMLSLPLLTPHMAFADESSVLKAKLTEIATLKAKFEQTVTDINNKQIQKGSGIFALAYPNQFYWHLTAPDESLIVADGTDVWIYNPFAEEVSVMDLNQAISASPIALLVHRDEETWSQYSVTSDNGCFNIKPKSIDAGVESVKVCFDDKTLTEMVLQDQQGNVSQFTLSEQTAIDDAERAMFKFTVPDDVDIDDQRLNAIN; this is encoded by the coding sequence ATGAGAAAAACTTTAACCGCGCTGATGCTAAGCTTGCCGCTATTGACTCCTCATATGGCTTTTGCTGATGAGTCATCAGTGTTAAAAGCAAAATTGACCGAAATAGCCACACTTAAAGCTAAGTTTGAGCAAACGGTTACAGACATCAATAACAAACAGATCCAGAAAGGAAGCGGCATCTTTGCATTGGCTTATCCGAATCAATTTTACTGGCATCTCACTGCGCCAGATGAATCTTTGATTGTTGCAGATGGTACTGATGTATGGATCTATAACCCCTTTGCGGAGGAGGTCTCTGTGATGGACCTCAATCAAGCGATCAGTGCTTCTCCAATTGCACTTTTAGTTCACAGAGATGAGGAGACCTGGTCTCAATACTCGGTAACCAGTGATAATGGCTGTTTCAATATTAAGCCTAAAAGTATCGATGCAGGAGTTGAGTCTGTTAAGGTCTGTTTTGATGACAAGACATTGACCGAGATGGTATTGCAAGATCAGCAGGGCAATGTCAGCCAGTTTACACTCTCTGAGCAAACAGCCATTGATGATGCTGAGCGTGCTATGTTCAAATTTACCGTCCCAGATGATGTTGATATCGATGACCAACGTCTCAATGCGATCAATTAA
- the crcB gene encoding fluoride efflux transporter CrcB, protein MNNILFVALGGSIGAVFRYLISIFMVQLFGSAFPFGTLLVNIIGSFLMGVIYALGQVSEVSPEIKALVGVGLLGALTTFSTFSNETLLLIQSGAWLKAFLNIALNLCLCIFMVYLGQQLVFSRI, encoded by the coding sequence ATGAATAATATTCTATTTGTTGCACTCGGGGGATCTATTGGGGCTGTTTTTCGTTATCTGATCTCAATTTTCATGGTACAGCTATTTGGCTCAGCATTTCCTTTTGGTACACTATTAGTCAATATCATAGGCTCGTTTTTGATGGGTGTGATTTACGCTTTAGGTCAGGTGAGTGAAGTTAGTCCTGAAATAAAAGCTTTAGTGGGTGTTGGTCTATTAGGTGCACTTACAACGTTTTCAACTTTTTCCAATGAAACCTTGTTATTGATACAAAGTGGAGCTTGGTTAAAGGCATTTTTAAATATCGCTCTGAACCTATGTCTGTGTATATTCATGGTCTACTTGGGACAGCAGTTGGTTTTTTCTCGCATTTAA
- the serS gene encoding serine--tRNA ligase, with protein sequence MLDPKFLRNELEATAESLATRGFILDVERLSKLEEKRKSLQVATEELQASRNAISKSIGQAKAKGEDVAPIMAQVGDLGSQLDSKKAELAELLEELNAIALSVPNLPDASAPIGKDESENVEVRRWGTIKEYGFEVKDHVELGETLGGLDFKSAVKITGSRFIIMKGQIARMHRALAQFMLDLHTTEHGYTETYVPLLVNEDSLMGTGQLPKFGEDLFHTKPATEEGQGLSLIPTAEVPLTNIARDTIIDEAELPVKLTAHTPCFRSEAGSYGRDTRGLIRQHQFDKVELVQLVKPEDSMAALDALTGHAEKVLEKLGLPYRTVILCTGDMGFGSSKTFDIEVWLPAQNTYREISSCSNMQDFQARRMQARYKAADAKKPALLHTLNGSGLAVGRTLVAVLENYQNEDGSITVPEVLRPYMGGLEKIG encoded by the coding sequence ATGTTAGATCCAAAATTTTTGCGTAATGAATTAGAGGCAACGGCGGAAAGCCTAGCCACCCGTGGTTTTATTCTGGATGTAGAGCGTCTGAGTAAGTTAGAGGAAAAGCGTAAGTCACTTCAGGTGGCTACCGAAGAGCTACAGGCTTCCCGTAATGCCATCTCTAAATCTATTGGACAAGCAAAAGCAAAAGGTGAGGATGTTGCGCCTATTATGGCTCAAGTTGGTGACCTTGGCTCGCAACTTGATTCTAAGAAAGCAGAGCTTGCTGAGCTTCTAGAAGAGCTAAACGCAATTGCACTGAGCGTACCTAATCTACCTGATGCATCTGCACCAATCGGCAAAGATGAGAGCGAGAATGTTGAAGTTCGCCGCTGGGGCACAATTAAAGAGTACGGCTTTGAGGTTAAAGACCATGTTGAACTTGGTGAAACTTTAGGCGGCTTAGACTTTAAGTCAGCAGTTAAGATCACGGGTTCTCGTTTCATTATCATGAAAGGCCAAATTGCGCGTATGCACAGAGCATTAGCCCAATTTATGCTAGATCTGCACACGACAGAGCATGGTTATACTGAAACTTATGTTCCTTTATTAGTCAACGAAGATAGCTTGATGGGAACAGGTCAACTACCAAAATTTGGTGAAGACCTTTTCCACACTAAACCTGCAACTGAAGAGGGGCAGGGACTGAGCCTTATTCCGACAGCTGAGGTGCCGCTGACTAATATCGCTCGTGATACCATCATAGATGAAGCTGAGCTGCCTGTTAAGCTCACCGCTCATACGCCTTGCTTCAGAAGTGAAGCGGGATCCTACGGTCGTGATACTCGCGGTCTTATTCGCCAACATCAATTTGATAAGGTTGAGCTTGTCCAGCTAGTGAAGCCTGAAGATTCAATGGCGGCGCTAGATGCGTTAACTGGCCACGCCGAAAAGGTACTTGAGAAACTTGGTCTGCCATACCGCACCGTTATTCTATGTACCGGTGATATGGGTTTTGGTTCAAGTAAAACTTTCGATATTGAAGTGTGGTTGCCAGCGCAAAATACATACAGAGAGATCTCATCTTGCAGTAATATGCAGGACTTCCAGGCTCGCCGTATGCAAGCGCGTTATAAAGCTGCTGATGCTAAGAAACCAGCTTTACTGCATACCTTAAATGGCTCAGGTTTGGCTGTTGGACGTACTTTAGTTGCTGTGCTTGAAAACTATCAGAATGAAGATGGATCAATTACAGTACCAGAGGTTCTTCGCCCATACATGGGTGGATTAGAGAAGATTGGTTAA
- the tusB gene encoding sulfurtransferase complex subunit TusB, whose translation MILHKIQTSPAQDNALSTCLRYIDKQDTLLLSGNAVNALLLTCWQEKLSQITVLVLKEDIEARGLNERLNQYSSISYEQFVQETLRHEKVISW comes from the coding sequence ATGATTTTACACAAGATACAGACATCGCCAGCTCAAGATAATGCATTATCGACTTGCCTACGCTATATAGATAAACAAGACACTCTCTTGTTGTCTGGCAATGCCGTTAATGCACTTTTACTGACTTGTTGGCAAGAGAAGCTTTCTCAAATAACAGTGTTAGTGTTAAAGGAAGATATAGAAGCGAGAGGTCTGAATGAACGGCTTAACCAATATTCCTCAATTAGCTACGAGCAATTTGTTCAAGAAACATTACGTCATGAAAAGGTGATCAGCTGGTGA
- a CDS encoding META domain-containing protein, with protein sequence MQFKLKKLALLSSVLISAFALQACDSKTVTPNQDGSIADKQLTEKASVMKSLDVNVIYLDRRMLPPNAVLEVVLEDVSKADAASELIASQTVTELGAPPYTVSIGYDSSNILDKHRYSLRATIKAEDSLVFTSTTHIDPFAQNQASPIEIKLDRVVRDKAADVNANAEFSLTHWELMSLAESPVAMGEGDNALFIQFNSDKNAVNGFSGCNNFMGSFQTQEGKLTMGPVAGTRKMCAKGMEQEMAFLTALESFASYQVQGEILIVKNNMGKVVARFESRDME encoded by the coding sequence ATGCAGTTTAAATTGAAAAAACTTGCCTTACTCTCTTCAGTTCTTATATCTGCTTTTGCATTGCAAGCTTGCGATAGTAAAACGGTTACTCCAAATCAAGATGGCTCAATAGCCGATAAGCAGCTTACAGAAAAGGCCAGCGTGATGAAATCACTGGATGTGAACGTGATCTATTTAGATCGTAGAATGTTGCCGCCTAATGCGGTGCTTGAGGTGGTGCTTGAGGATGTTTCAAAAGCCGATGCGGCTTCAGAGCTTATTGCAAGCCAGACAGTAACTGAGCTTGGTGCGCCTCCCTATACAGTGAGCATTGGGTATGATTCAAGCAATATTTTAGATAAACATAGATACAGTTTACGTGCGACAATTAAAGCTGAAGACAGCTTAGTGTTTACATCGACAACCCATATCGACCCCTTTGCTCAAAATCAAGCATCGCCTATTGAGATAAAATTGGATCGTGTGGTACGAGACAAAGCAGCAGATGTTAACGCTAATGCTGAGTTTAGTCTTACCCATTGGGAATTAATGAGCTTAGCCGAGAGTCCAGTTGCTATGGGTGAGGGAGATAACGCGCTTTTTATTCAATTTAATAGTGACAAAAATGCGGTTAACGGTTTCTCTGGCTGCAATAACTTTATGGGAAGTTTTCAAACCCAAGAGGGAAAGCTGACCATGGGACCTGTAGCTGGTACGCGTAAAATGTGTGCCAAAGGGATGGAGCAAGAGATGGCGTTTCTTACTGCACTGGAAAGCTTTGCAAGTTATCAAGTTCAAGGTGAGATCCTAATCGTTAAGAATAACATGGGGAAGGTTGTAGCAAGGTTTGAATCCCGCGACATGGAGTAG
- a CDS encoding Bax inhibitor-1/YccA family protein — MTQQTLYSTSASTMEVNKLLKNTYMLLSLTLAFSAVCAGLAMALQIGPLLSIGMSLGSLVVLFVTLRKAESAAGLFWVFAFTGMQGASLGYILNHYAGMANGPQLIMQALGLTSVVFVTLSAYAITTKKDFSFMRGFLMAGIVIAIVAGIANIFIGSGVVFMALNAGIALLMTGFILYDTSRIVNGGETNYIRATISLYLDFLNLFIALLHLMGIGGDD; from the coding sequence ATGACACAACAGACACTGTATTCAACCAGCGCTTCCACAATGGAAGTGAATAAGCTTCTTAAAAATACCTATATGCTACTTTCGCTAACACTCGCTTTCTCAGCGGTTTGTGCCGGCTTAGCAATGGCATTGCAAATTGGTCCTCTTCTGTCTATCGGTATGTCTCTGGGTAGCTTAGTTGTCCTGTTCGTGACATTAAGAAAAGCTGAAAGTGCTGCAGGACTTTTTTGGGTCTTTGCCTTTACGGGGATGCAGGGCGCTTCATTAGGCTATATCCTTAACCATTACGCAGGTATGGCTAACGGCCCACAGCTTATCATGCAGGCGCTTGGCCTGACTTCTGTAGTCTTTGTGACTCTATCTGCATACGCAATTACAACTAAGAAAGACTTCTCATTTATGAGGGGCTTCCTAATGGCTGGTATTGTTATCGCTATCGTTGCAGGTATTGCGAACATCTTTATCGGTAGTGGTGTCGTATTTATGGCACTTAACGCAGGTATTGCACTGCTAATGACAGGCTTCATCTTGTATGACACGAGCCGTATTGTGAATGGTGGTGAGACCAATTACATTCGTGCAACTATCTCTTTATACCTAGACTTCCTAAACCTATTCATCGCACTATTGCACCTGATGGGTATCGGCGGTGATGATTAA